Within the Emticicia oligotrophica DSM 17448 genome, the region GAAATTCCCGATTCGGGGTCGGTGAGATTTTGTGAAAAATATTGTGTTTGGTTATTGCTATCCAAAAGCATCATAGAGCCCTTGCCTTGTTTTAGGGCAATTCCTACCGATTGACTCAAGCGATAGCGGTCTTCGATTTTTGGAACAACTCTATCAATAACAATCTCAATATCGTGAATTTTATAGCGGTCGAGTTGCATTTTAGGATTAATATCGAGTATTTCTCCATCAACTCGCACCTTCGTAAAACCTAATTTTGCAATCTGTACAAAAAGCTCACGATAATGACCTTTACGCCCTTTTACGATTGGAGCAAGTAATATAACCTTCTGATTTTCAAATTGTTGAAGTATTTGGTCAATGATTTGGTCTTGCGTTTGCTTAACCATTCGATTGCCAGTTATATAACTAAAGGCCTCACCAGCACGAGCATAAAACAAACGTAAGAAATCATAGATTTCGGTGGTAGTGCCAACAGTTGAACGAGGGTTTTTAGAAGTTGTTTTTTGTTCAATAGAAATAACTGGCGAAAGCCCATTGATTTTATCTACATCGGGGCGTTCCATATTTCCAATAAAACTACGAGCATACGCCGAAAAGCTCTCCATGTAGCGGCGTTGTCCCTCAGCATAGATGGTATCAAAAGCCAAAGATGATTTACCGCTGCCCGAGATACCCGTAATTACCACTAATTTATTACGTGGGATAATTGCATCAATATTTTTGAGATTGTGTTCTCTCGCACCTAATACTTCTATTTGTTCGTAGCCCGTTAGGTCTATGTCGTTCAGTTTTTTATCGCTCACTATTTTTTTGCCTTTTTTTATACAAAGATAACGAAAAAAGCGGGGTGGAGGTTCAGAAAATAAAAAGCCATTGCTCCAAAAGAGTAATGGCTTTAAATGCTATAAAATATTCTTTATTACTGAGGTCTAAATCAAAACAGTACTTGCGGCTAACTCGCGTACGGCCATGGCTATACCTTCTGAGTCGAAGCCACATTCGCGTTGGAGCTCGATTTGTTCGCCATGTTCAACAATACGGTCAGGAATTCCCAAGCGTTTTACTTTGGCTGTATAACCATTATCAATCATAAATTCTAATACGGCACTTCCCATACCACCCTGTAAGCAGCCATCTTCAACCGTTACTACACGGTCGAATTTCTGGAAAACCTCATGTAGCATGGCTTCATCGAGAGGTTTTACAAAACGGAGGTCGTAATGAGCGGGATTTAAGCCTTCTTTTTCAAGTATTTCGCAAGCTTTTACTGCATAATTACCTATATGTCCAATTGTAAGAATGGCTACTTCTTCTCCATCTTTTATCTTTCTACCTTTACCTATTTCAAGCTTTTGGAATGGTCGTTTCCAATCGGGCATTACACCTTCTCCCCTTGGGTAGCGAATCGTGAAGGCAGTTTTTAATTTTTGAGTTTCTTCCAATTGGAAAGTGTACATCAAATTACGAAGTTCTTCTTCATTCATCGGCGATGCTACCACCATATTCGGAATACAACGCATATATGCAATATCATAAGCTCCGTGGTGCGTCGGGCCATCGGCTCCCGCAAAACCTGCACGGTCAAGACAGAAGATTACTGGTAATTGCTGTAAGCACACATCATGAATGACTTGGTCGTAGGCACGCTGCATGAAACTTGAGTAGATATTACAATAAACAACCAAGTCACGCGTGGCCATACCCGCCGAGAATGTCACGGCATGTTGCTCCGCAATTCCCACATCGAATGCACGGTCTGGCATGGCCTTCATCATGATATTTAATGAAGAACCCGATGGCATGGCAGGAGTAACACCTACAATTTTGCTATTTTTTTCGGCCAATTCCACAATTGTATTTCCAAATACATCTTGGTATTTAGGTGGCATTGGTCTATCGTATACTTTCTTTTGAATAACGCCCGTTACTTTATCGAATAAACCTGGTGCGTGCCATTTGGTTTGTTCTTTTTCGGCAGGGGCATAACCTTTACCTTTTACTGTAAGGCAATGTAGAATTTTAGGCCCTGGAATATTTTTTAAGTCTTCTAAAACACTAACTAGATGGTCGATATCGTGGCCATCAATTGGGCCGAAGTAACGTAAATTTAAAGCCTCAAAGAAATTACTCTGACTAAGCAAAGCCCCCTTCATTGCATTCTCTATTTTGGCTACAATTTTTCTGGCACTGTTACCAAAAGTACTCATTTTGCCTAAAAGTTGCCAAACGTCATCTTTTACGTTGTTATATGTTTTTGAGGTAGTAATATCGGTCAGGTATTCTTTCAATGCTCCAACGTTCGGGTCGATGGCCATGCAATTATCATTCAAGATAATCAATACATTGGCATCCTTCAATGCTCCAGCATGATTCATTCCTTCGAATGCCATACCCGCTGTCATCGAGCCATCACCAATAATGGCAATGTGTTGACGCTGTTTTTCGCCATTGTGATTCGAGCCAACAGCCATACCAACAGCTGCCGAAATAGAAGTGGAAGAGTGGCCTACGCCAAAGGCATCATATTCACTTTCTTTTCTTTTTGGAAAACCAGAAATTCCCCCATAAACTCGGTTAGTATGAAATATTTCACGACGACCCGTTAGGATTTTATGTCCGTAAGCTTGATGACCTACATCCCAAACGAGTTGGTCATCGGGAGTATTAAAAACATAGTGAAGTGCAACGGTAAGTTCGACAACACCTAAGCTTGAGCTAAAGTGTCCTCCATAAACCGAAACCATATCAATAATGTATTGGCGGAGTTCGTCGGCTACTTGAGGTAGTTTGTTGCGGTCAACTTTTCTTAAATCAGCAGGAATGTTGATGTCTTTTAATATATCACCGGGCGTTATGAGCATATCTTTTGACCAATTAAGGTTAGATTGTCTTTCTAAAACTGAACACAGTTAAAATTGTTTAGTTCTAAATAACAATTTTACGTATGACATGATGTAAATTCTCTTGAACTTGAAGTTGTGCTTGTTTTTTGAAGTGCAAATTAAGTTACAAATGTACGGAAAATTTAGAAATATTAATCTTTCTTTTGGCTCGCTCGGTAGAGTTTTTGCTTTTCTTCCTTCGTAAGACTTTCATAGCCTGACTTCCCAATTTTGTCTAATATAGCATCTACCTCATCTTGGTCAGGGAAATAATTAGGGTCGAGATTAGTTCCTCCACTATTTTTACTTGCAACTGTTGTTTCGCTGTAACGTCTTTGCGGA harbors:
- the dxs gene encoding 1-deoxy-D-xylulose-5-phosphate synthase, with translation MLITPGDILKDINIPADLRKVDRNKLPQVADELRQYIIDMVSVYGGHFSSSLGVVELTVALHYVFNTPDDQLVWDVGHQAYGHKILTGRREIFHTNRVYGGISGFPKRKESEYDAFGVGHSSTSISAAVGMAVGSNHNGEKQRQHIAIIGDGSMTAGMAFEGMNHAGALKDANVLIILNDNCMAIDPNVGALKEYLTDITTSKTYNNVKDDVWQLLGKMSTFGNSARKIVAKIENAMKGALLSQSNFFEALNLRYFGPIDGHDIDHLVSVLEDLKNIPGPKILHCLTVKGKGYAPAEKEQTKWHAPGLFDKVTGVIQKKVYDRPMPPKYQDVFGNTIVELAEKNSKIVGVTPAMPSGSSLNIMMKAMPDRAFDVGIAEQHAVTFSAGMATRDLVVYCNIYSSFMQRAYDQVIHDVCLQQLPVIFCLDRAGFAGADGPTHHGAYDIAYMRCIPNMVVASPMNEEELRNLMYTFQLEETQKLKTAFTIRYPRGEGVMPDWKRPFQKLEIGKGRKIKDGEEVAILTIGHIGNYAVKACEILEKEGLNPAHYDLRFVKPLDEAMLHEVFQKFDRVVTVEDGCLQGGMGSAVLEFMIDNGYTAKVKRLGIPDRIVEHGEQIELQRECGFDSEGIAMAVRELAASTVLI